Proteins from a single region of Thiovulum sp. ES:
- a CDS encoding putative oxygen-independent coproporphyrinogen III oxidase (PFAM: Radical SAM superfamily; HemN C-terminal region~TIGRFAM: putative oxygen-independent coproporphyrinogen III oxidase): protein MNPLLYIHIPFCDTKCPYCSFNSFTGISSEKERYFDALSKQLEFDTQKFEVSKFKTIFIGGGTPSTVESKFYEKLFSKLDLSETVEITVEANPNSANENWLREMKNLGVNRLSLGVQSFQTEKLKYLGRHHSGKRAKDILEKANKVGIERISLDLIYGTKFDNREFLEKEISELENLPIDHLSLYSLTIEEGTPFQKIGEKNFENISETEWLLEKISEKFPQYEISNFGNPSIHNLGYWGGENYLGLGSGAVGFWNDFRYYPERNPQKYIENPFDREIEKLSENDLFFEKLFLGFRSKIGVSKNDLDLKILDLLLEKGIVLEKENRIFNKNYLLADEVALKFL from the coding sequence TTGAATCCACTTCTTTACATTCATATTCCGTTTTGCGATACAAAATGTCCGTATTGCTCTTTCAACAGTTTTACGGGAATCTCTTCTGAAAAGGAGAGATATTTTGATGCACTTTCCAAACAATTAGAATTTGACACCCAAAAATTTGAAGTTTCTAAATTCAAGACAATTTTTATTGGCGGAGGAACACCTTCAACAGTTGAATCCAAATTTTATGAAAAGCTCTTTAGCAAATTAGATTTGTCGGAAACAGTTGAAATTACAGTCGAGGCAAATCCAAATAGTGCCAATGAAAATTGGTTGAGAGAGATGAAAAATCTTGGTGTAAATCGTCTTTCTCTCGGTGTGCAAAGTTTTCAAACTGAGAAATTAAAATATCTTGGTCGTCATCACTCTGGAAAACGGGCAAAAGATATTTTGGAAAAAGCAAATAAAGTTGGAATTGAGAGAATTTCCCTCGACTTAATTTACGGCACAAAATTTGACAATAGAGAGTTTTTAGAAAAAGAGATTTCAGAGTTGGAAAATTTGCCGATTGACCATTTAAGTCTCTATTCTTTGACAATTGAAGAGGGAACACCTTTTCAAAAAATCGGGGAAAAGAATTTTGAAAATATTTCAGAAACTGAATGGCTTTTGGAAAAAATATCTGAAAAATTTCCGCAATATGAGATTTCAAATTTTGGAAATCCGTCTATTCACAATTTGGGATATTGGGGTGGTGAAAACTATCTAGGTTTGGGAAGTGGTGCAGTTGGATTTTGGAATGATTTCCGATATTACCCAGAAAGAAACCCGCAAAAATATATTGAAAATCCTTTTGATAGAGAAATTGAGAAGCTTTCGGAAAATGATCTTTTTTTTGAAAAACTCTTTTTAGGTTTTCGTTCAAAAATTGGAGTTTCCAAAAATGATTTAGATTTGAAAATCTTAGATCTACTTTTAGAAAAAGGGATAGTTTTAGAAAAAGAGAACAGAATTTTTAATAAAAACTATCTTCTTGCCGATGAGGTCGCTTTAAAATTTTTGTGA
- a CDS encoding succinyl-diaminopimelate desuccinylase (PFAM: Peptidase family M20/M25/M40; Peptidase dimerisation domain~TIGRFAM: succinyl-diaminopimelate desuccinylase, proteobacterial clade), which translates to MRILKDIVSMKSETPNSGGILEYIENLLPDFSAEYFREGGVENLFLKKKFSDGIHLCLAGHIDVVPAGEGWETEPYEPVEKDGFIYGRGTQDMKSGVASMVEALREIKNFNGTLSLLLTSDEEGDADFGTVLVLKELKKRNELPGFSLITEPTSEGKMGDVIKIGRRGSINGTLTIFGKQGHVAYPKKSINPIHLFADKLEKLAGHKFDDGDDFFQPSQLIITDIRGGLEVTNVTPETLKIMFNVRNSTKTDLEKVENYVREVCGDLKFELKISQSSKPFQTDSNSKIVEILKSSVAEICEIEPSLTTGGGTSDARFMGEFGVKVAEFGVRNDRIHSSNERVSIDEVEKLTKVVKSVLDKF; encoded by the coding sequence ATGAGAATTCTAAAAGATATTGTTTCTATGAAAAGTGAGACTCCAAACAGCGGTGGAATTTTAGAATATATCGAAAATTTACTACCCGATTTTAGTGCCGAATATTTTCGAGAGGGCGGTGTTGAAAACCTCTTTTTGAAAAAAAAATTTTCTGATGGAATTCATCTCTGTTTAGCTGGACATATTGATGTTGTTCCTGCGGGAGAAGGTTGGGAAACAGAGCCGTATGAACCAGTTGAAAAAGATGGTTTTATTTACGGTCGTGGAACTCAAGATATGAAAAGTGGAGTCGCTTCCATGGTTGAGGCACTTCGAGAAATTAAAAATTTTAACGGAACTCTCTCGCTTCTTTTAACAAGTGATGAAGAGGGAGATGCAGATTTTGGAACAGTTCTTGTTTTAAAAGAGTTGAAAAAGCGAAATGAACTCCCAGGTTTTTCACTTATTACAGAACCAACAAGCGAGGGAAAAATGGGCGATGTGATAAAAATTGGACGACGAGGATCAATAAATGGGACTCTCACAATTTTTGGAAAACAGGGACATGTCGCATATCCAAAAAAGAGCATAAATCCAATTCATCTTTTTGCAGATAAATTGGAAAAACTTGCTGGACATAAATTTGATGATGGAGATGATTTTTTTCAACCGAGCCAACTTATTATTACAGATATTCGAGGCGGTTTGGAAGTTACAAATGTAACACCTGAAACTCTCAAAATTATGTTCAATGTTCGGAACAGCACAAAAACAGATTTAGAAAAAGTTGAAAATTATGTTCGAGAGGTTTGCGGGGATTTAAAATTTGAGTTGAAGATTTCTCAATCATCAAAACCTTTTCAAACAGACTCAAACAGCAAAATTGTTGAAATCTTAAAAAGTTCTGTTGCTGAAATTTGTGAAATAGAACCTAGCTTAACAACTGGTGGAGGAACTTCTGATGCTCGTTTTATGGGTGAGTTTGGTGTAAAAGTGGCAGAGTTTGGTGTCCGAAACGACAGAATTCACTCGTCAAATGAGAGAGTATCTATTGATGAGGTCGAAAAACTTACAAAAGTTGTCAAATCAGTTTTGGATAAATTTTAG
- a CDS encoding D,D-heptose 1,7-bisphosphate phosphatase (PFAM: haloacid dehalogenase-like hydrolase~TIGRFAM: haloacid dehalogenase superfamily, subfamily IA, variant 3 with third motif having DD or ED; HAD-superfamily hydrolase, subfamily IIIA; D,D-heptose 1,7-bisphosphate phosphatase; histidinol-phosphate phosphatase family domain), which yields MRKALFLDRDGVINRDLNYVYKKEDFYFIDGIFDFVRIFAEKGFEIFVVTNQSGIARGFYKEEDFQKIKRYMENYFWKEGIEITKTYHCPCHPDFSETCECRKPKPTMLLEAEKEFNIDLSKSIFVGDSETDILAGQSAGVQTFLFSEHNLERTFQKILDSYNSQFKPYPPFSFK from the coding sequence TTGAGAAAAGCACTTTTTCTTGATCGAGACGGAGTTATAAATCGTGATCTGAATTATGTTTATAAAAAAGAGGATTTCTATTTTATAGATGGTATTTTTGATTTTGTGAGAATTTTTGCGGAAAAAGGTTTTGAGATTTTTGTTGTAACAAACCAATCGGGAATTGCACGAGGATTTTATAAAGAAGAAGATTTTCAGAAAATAAAAAGGTATATGGAAAACTATTTTTGGAAAGAGGGAATTGAAATCACAAAAACATATCATTGCCCTTGCCATCCAGATTTTAGTGAAACTTGTGAATGCCGAAAACCAAAACCAACAATGCTTTTAGAAGCTGAAAAAGAGTTCAATATCGACTTGTCAAAATCAATTTTTGTTGGAGATAGCGAAACAGATATTCTTGCAGGACAAAGTGCTGGAGTTCAAACTTTCTTATTTTCTGAACATAATCTTGAACGAACTTTTCAAAAAATCTTAGATTCTTACAATTCCCAATTTAAACCGTATCCGCCATTCTCTTTTAAATAA
- a CDS encoding beta propeller domain-containing protein (PFAM: Beta propeller domain), with translation MFRILQLLFTTILLSSLLNAVEYRLELKKGWQLIGLPSDIDNMRIFNNENVRLVWHYDGEYSEWLGYSPDNAIDDKLDNLNITPLTSVKRWHGIWVYSYEDWEIAVDDNTELYVNSKDIGKIDIFKGWNLISLPYKTVLSPEVFSGLKVWKYSDEKEWQTNTNYSFLDFPEIDEINTKMGFWVHTPVDKTLNLPELSGELSSPNTLTEMKNRVTNSLIIGQRKDNFWGWVEKRSRYETETEEAETEETETTNNALLNEFEPEVEASSTIFPKRLIVTGDYLYALSQDQKRIEQKVLESVLFEGSSKNNAQTPSINLKNGKTGEIYPSSVNSFYVTDSGERIVSISDMEYSGESFAGRCREDRTFISIYDFDNDDTAQLRRHILFDGTLYDSRMVGNQLYLFLEFQPCIDIDYPKDYLSDIDECRYPQDTVEYQHLCYDVLQDEENEKLFRYNYEEPTVNNLYYEPRYQYIDQNYSRALLDPQDFLSLNRLDQQGSFFTVISLNTVTGVVNDKISVFGEIAEKHISQNSFYLTYKLSPVHISFEEYRGRTRIEKFNFYPNLEYRASTFIDGEPLNRFSLDEYDKILRVATTDKLSWAEDSDEVGNRVEAFVEQTGGVLARVGGLENFVSYFKKVESVKFFKDLAITSVKGDKRLYLTDMSDETTPVRAGEITPNGRIELIKYIPENSTLLTFGVDQSEIGLDQGVRLDSFNLSNLKDPEIVSSRVIGDYYNSSPVFVNSEALKYNNENGIISFPISGGESVSSADSGIYSYSISDGGTITQNKMLSSSTITDERIGDAIFVEANNQLFSVYVANGKIYTVKVEK, from the coding sequence ATGTTCAGAATATTACAACTATTATTTACAACAATTCTTTTATCATCTCTTTTAAATGCTGTGGAATACAGATTAGAGTTGAAAAAGGGTTGGCAACTTATCGGTCTTCCGTCAGATATTGACAACATGAGGATTTTTAACAACGAGAATGTAAGACTCGTTTGGCATTATGATGGAGAGTATAGCGAGTGGCTTGGATATTCTCCAGATAATGCAATAGATGATAAATTAGATAATTTAAATATAACTCCGCTAACAAGTGTAAAGCGATGGCACGGAATTTGGGTTTATAGCTATGAAGATTGGGAAATTGCGGTTGATGATAATACTGAACTCTATGTAAATTCAAAAGATATTGGAAAAATTGATATTTTTAAAGGCTGGAATTTAATTTCGTTGCCATATAAAACTGTGCTTTCACCAGAAGTTTTTTCAGGTTTAAAAGTTTGGAAATATAGCGATGAAAAAGAGTGGCAAACAAATACGAATTACTCTTTTCTTGATTTTCCTGAAATTGATGAAATCAATACAAAAATGGGATTTTGGGTTCATACTCCTGTTGATAAAACTCTAAATTTGCCAGAGCTTTCAGGAGAATTATCAAGTCCTAACACACTAACAGAGATGAAAAATCGAGTTACAAACAGTCTTATTATTGGTCAAAGAAAAGATAATTTTTGGGGTTGGGTTGAAAAGAGAAGTCGATACGAGACTGAAACAGAAGAGGCTGAAACAGAGGAAACTGAGACTACAAATAATGCTCTTTTAAATGAATTTGAACCAGAAGTAGAAGCGAGTTCGACTATTTTTCCAAAAAGATTGATTGTAACGGGTGATTATTTATATGCACTTTCACAAGATCAGAAAAGAATTGAACAGAAAGTTCTTGAGAGTGTTCTTTTTGAAGGTAGCTCAAAAAACAATGCACAAACTCCATCAATAAATCTTAAAAATGGGAAAACTGGTGAGATTTATCCATCAAGTGTAAATAGTTTTTATGTAACAGATAGTGGAGAAAGAATTGTTTCAATTTCAGACATGGAATATAGTGGAGAGAGTTTTGCGGGTCGATGTCGGGAAGATCGAACTTTTATCTCGATTTATGATTTTGACAATGATGATACTGCACAACTTAGACGACATATTCTTTTTGATGGAACTCTTTATGACAGTCGAATGGTTGGAAATCAGCTCTATCTTTTCTTGGAATTTCAACCATGTATTGATATAGACTATCCAAAAGATTATCTTTCTGATATTGATGAGTGTCGTTATCCGCAAGATACAGTAGAGTATCAACATCTCTGCTATGATGTTTTACAAGATGAAGAGAACGAGAAGCTTTTCCGATACAACTATGAAGAACCAACTGTAAATAATCTATATTATGAACCAAGATACCAATACATAGATCAAAATTACTCTCGTGCATTACTTGATCCACAAGATTTTTTATCTCTAAACAGACTCGACCAACAAGGCTCTTTCTTTACAGTAATTAGCTTAAATACAGTAACTGGAGTTGTGAATGACAAAATCTCAGTTTTTGGCGAAATTGCAGAAAAACATATCTCACAAAACTCATTCTACTTAACTTATAAACTCTCTCCTGTTCATATCTCTTTTGAAGAGTATCGGGGACGAACAAGAATTGAAAAATTTAATTTCTATCCAAATTTAGAATATCGTGCTTCTACATTTATTGACGGAGAACCTTTAAACAGATTTTCACTTGACGAATATGACAAGATTTTAAGAGTCGCAACAACAGACAAACTCTCTTGGGCAGAAGATAGCGATGAGGTTGGAAATAGAGTCGAAGCTTTTGTTGAACAGACAGGTGGAGTTTTAGCTCGAGTTGGCGGACTTGAAAATTTTGTTTCATATTTCAAAAAAGTGGAATCTGTAAAATTCTTCAAAGATTTAGCAATTACTTCTGTAAAAGGCGACAAACGGTTATATTTAACAGATATGTCTGATGAGACAACACCAGTCCGTGCTGGAGAAATTACACCAAATGGACGGATAGAACTTATAAAATATATTCCTGAAAACAGCACACTTTTAACTTTTGGAGTTGATCAAAGCGAAATTGGTCTTGACCAAGGTGTTAGATTAGACTCATTTAATTTATCAAATTTAAAAGACCCTGAAATTGTGAGTTCAAGAGTAATTGGAGATTACTACAATTCTTCACCTGTTTTTGTGAATTCAGAAGCATTAAAATATAACAATGAAAATGGAATTATCTCTTTTCCAATTAGCGGAGGAGAATCGGTTAGTAGTGCAGATAGCGGAATTTACAGCTACTCTATTTCAGATGGTGGGACAATTACACAAAATAAAATGCTATCTTCTTCAACAATTACAGATGAAAGAATTGGAGATGCAATTTTTGTAGAAGCAAATAATCAACTTTTCTCAGTTTATGTCGCGAACGGAAAAATTTACACAGTGAAAGTTGAGAAATAA
- a CDS encoding tRNA-guanine transglycosylase, queuosine-34-forming (PFAM: Queuine tRNA-ribosyltransferase~TIGRFAM: tRNA-guanine transglycosylases, various specificities; tRNA-guanine transglycosylase, queuosine-34-forming) — translation MEFTVKATDGKARRGILKTAHSTIQTPVFMPVGTVATMKGLDTVDLNQYLKPEIILANTYHLYLKPSHKTVKNMGGLHKFTGFPKSFLTDSGGFQAFSLKDSKTDEVGIHFKSHIDGSKHFFTPEKVVDIQNDLGSDIMMVLDDLIALPAEEKRIRESIERTTRWAKNSLEYFLQKREKGIGLDQNIFAIVQGGTNLNFREKSAKELTGIEYQNRSFDGFAIGGLSVGEPNQAMYDTVEFTAPLLPTDKPRYLMGVGTPEDLIENVYRGIDMFDCVMPTRNARNGTIFTTFGRLSIKASRFKEDSKPIDEKCNCYTCQNYSRSYLNHLFRAKEITYVRLATMHNLHYYLNLMSEIRDAIEKGEFENYRKEFYRLRENS, via the coding sequence TTGGAATTTACTGTTAAAGCAACGGACGGAAAAGCACGACGGGGAATTTTAAAAACAGCACACAGCACAATTCAAACTCCTGTTTTTATGCCCGTCGGCACAGTTGCAACAATGAAAGGTTTGGATACAGTTGATTTAAATCAGTATCTGAAACCTGAAATTATTCTTGCAAATACTTATCATTTATATTTAAAACCAAGCCACAAAACAGTTAAAAACATGGGCGGACTCCATAAATTCACAGGTTTCCCAAAAAGTTTTTTAACAGACAGCGGAGGATTTCAAGCTTTTTCACTAAAAGATTCAAAAACTGATGAGGTCGGAATTCATTTCAAAAGTCATATTGACGGCTCAAAACATTTTTTTACTCCAGAAAAGGTCGTAGATATTCAAAATGATTTGGGTAGCGATATTATGATGGTTTTGGACGACCTCATCGCACTACCAGCTGAAGAGAAAAGAATTCGAGAATCTATTGAAAGAACAACTCGGTGGGCAAAAAATTCACTCGAATATTTCCTACAAAAAAGAGAAAAAGGAATTGGACTCGACCAAAATATTTTTGCAATTGTTCAAGGTGGAACAAATCTAAATTTTCGAGAAAAAAGTGCGAAAGAATTGACTGGAATTGAATACCAAAATCGTTCTTTTGACGGTTTTGCAATCGGTGGGCTTTCTGTTGGCGAACCAAATCAGGCGATGTATGACACAGTAGAATTTACAGCTCCGCTTTTGCCAACTGATAAACCTCGATACTTAATGGGAGTCGGAACACCTGAAGACCTCATCGAAAATGTATATCGTGGAATTGATATGTTTGATTGTGTGATGCCGACTCGAAATGCACGAAACGGAACAATTTTCACTACTTTTGGGCGACTAAGTATAAAAGCTTCCCGATTTAAAGAGGACTCAAAACCAATTGATGAAAAATGCAATTGCTACACTTGTCAAAATTACTCCCGTTCCTATTTAAATCATCTTTTCCGAGCAAAAGAGATTACATATGTTCGACTCGCGACAATGCACAATTTACACTACTATTTAAATTTGATGTCGGAAATTCGAGATGCGATTGAAAAAGGTGAGTTTGAAAACTACCGAAAAGAGTTTTATCGACTCCGAGAAAATTCTTGA
- a CDS encoding DNA/RNA helicase, superfamily I (PFAM: UvrD/REP helicase): MVERVAKIFDKEIASRIVAGTFHSVSYKYLRSRNPNLILKQEGDIRTLFRTIYERRDFSQIDSELAVPYSSKYLYEVYNFYQNIELEKDFGDWIEENKEDHEIFADVYQNIVDEFEETKRELGFMNFNDLLLRMKESLKNDRPEYVEILIDEYQDTNLLQDSLIAELKPKSLFCVGDYDQSIYAFNGANISIIGSFTEKFPNAKVHTLVKNYRSTKPILDLANLVISKNERLYEKQLEVTKKFPNIPPKLLKFDKLFSQYDGISEIVKKSKTEHSEIAILFRNNSSADGIEGALRKFNIPAKRRGGRSLFETKEVKALLDIYTILLNHKDMMAFIHIFEYAKGLGVGTAKDIFEALKLLGNGDIYRGFYEPNRNISNPFKSGQNNRQLLLSNDFIELGSVSRFQKFNFPEQFLSNPILKHPRLSEDGAELLFEFRKLLLTFRHAKNPVKVIELIANGKIYRYILNILKSSRSKLPNGEHSKEKEKDAVAGIVNRVKIIKKLSMSYNDHRSFLNAMVLGSKDLTKGDGVNLLTVHASKGLEFREVYIVDLMDGRFPNTKLSKQSDGGIDEERRLFYVAVTRAKEILYLSFARMDDKKDKSFEPSQFLNEGKLI, translated from the coding sequence ATGGTTGAGCGAGTTGCGAAAATTTTTGACAAAGAGATTGCATCGCGAATTGTTGCGGGAACTTTTCACTCGGTAAGTTATAAATATTTGAGAAGCCGAAATCCAAATCTAATTTTGAAACAAGAGGGCGATATTCGGACACTTTTCCGGACAATTTATGAAAGACGAGATTTTTCTCAAATTGACTCCGAACTTGCTGTGCCGTATTCTTCAAAATATCTTTATGAAGTTTATAATTTTTATCAAAATATCGAGTTAGAAAAAGATTTTGGTGATTGGATTGAGGAAAACAAAGAAGACCACGAAATTTTTGCTGATGTCTATCAAAATATTGTAGATGAGTTTGAAGAGACAAAACGGGAACTCGGCTTTATGAATTTTAATGATTTGCTTTTGAGAATGAAAGAGAGTTTAAAAAATGATCGTCCCGAATATGTTGAAATCTTGATTGACGAATATCAGGACACAAATCTTTTACAAGATTCTCTAATTGCGGAATTGAAACCGAAATCACTCTTTTGTGTTGGTGATTACGACCAAAGTATTTATGCTTTTAACGGTGCAAACATCTCAATTATTGGTTCTTTCACCGAAAAATTTCCAAATGCCAAAGTTCATACTCTTGTCAAAAATTACCGTTCAACAAAACCAATTCTTGATTTAGCAAATCTTGTGATTTCAAAAAATGAGAGACTCTACGAAAAGCAGTTAGAAGTTACAAAAAAGTTTCCAAATATTCCGCCAAAATTACTAAAATTTGACAAGCTTTTTTCTCAATATGATGGAATTTCTGAAATTGTCAAAAAATCAAAAACTGAACACTCTGAAATCGCAATCCTTTTCCGAAATAATTCGTCCGCCGACGGAATCGAGGGAGCTTTGAGAAAATTCAATATTCCTGCAAAACGGCGAGGCGGTCGGTCGCTTTTTGAAACAAAAGAGGTGAAAGCACTTCTTGACATTTACACAATTTTGCTAAATCACAAAGATATGATGGCATTTATTCACATTTTTGAATATGCAAAAGGTCTTGGAGTTGGAACAGCTAAAGATATTTTTGAAGCACTAAAACTGCTTGGAAATGGAGATATTTACAGAGGTTTTTACGAGCCAAATCGAAATATTTCAAATCCATTTAAAAGCGGACAAAATAATCGGCAACTGCTTTTGAGTAATGATTTTATAGAACTCGGAAGTGTTTCAAGATTTCAAAAATTTAATTTTCCCGAACAATTTTTATCTAATCCAATTTTGAAACACCCGCGACTTTCTGAAGATGGTGCGGAATTGCTTTTTGAATTCCGTAAATTACTTTTAACTTTTAGACATGCAAAAAATCCTGTAAAAGTTATCGAACTTATTGCAAATGGAAAAATCTATCGATATATTTTGAATATTTTGAAAAGTTCGCGATCAAAATTGCCAAATGGGGAACACAGTAAAGAGAAAGAGAAAGATGCTGTTGCGGGAATTGTAAATCGTGTAAAAATCATCAAAAAACTCTCTATGAGTTACAACGACCACCGATCTTTTTTAAATGCCATGGTTCTCGGTTCTAAGGATTTAACAAAAGGCGACGGTGTAAATTTATTGACTGTTCATGCATCAAAAGGTCTTGAATTTCGTGAAGTCTATATTGTTGATTTAATGGACGGGCGATTTCCAAATACAAAATTATCAAAACAGAGTGATGGCGGAATTGATGAAGAGCGACGACTTTTTTATGTTGCCGTAACAAGAGCGAAAGAGATTTTATATCTATCATTTGCAAGAATGGACGACAAAAAAGATAAAAGCTTTGAACCATCTCAATTTTTAAATGAGGGAAAACTTATTTAA